In the Thermodesulfovibrio yellowstonii DSM 11347 genome, one interval contains:
- a CDS encoding DUF4390 domain-containing protein, protein MKKFARNMLFTAGFLLFHAFYAHAIENINMEIQKNNSFLTVKAHIIPSQEFIDDFKNGLSKNILILVELYRRWSIIPDEFISGVQIQRILIPDPIKDEFIIKTLEGDKLTEKRFKNWQEALDWALKTEPIKIANINNVDRGKYYIKITVESNIKKLPSVLEHILFFIPTYEKKITKESEYFRLP, encoded by the coding sequence ATGAAAAAGTTTGCAAGAAATATGTTATTTACTGCTGGATTTTTGCTTTTTCATGCGTTTTATGCACATGCAATTGAAAATATTAACATGGAAATCCAGAAAAACAATTCTTTTTTGACAGTTAAAGCTCATATTATTCCCTCTCAGGAGTTTATTGATGATTTTAAAAATGGTTTAAGTAAAAACATTCTTATACTTGTGGAACTTTACCGAAGATGGTCAATTATTCCTGATGAGTTTATAAGTGGAGTTCAAATACAGAGGATTTTGATTCCTGATCCTATAAAAGATGAATTTATTATAAAAACCTTAGAAGGAGATAAACTAACAGAGAAGAGATTTAAAAACTGGCAGGAGGCATTAGATTGGGCATTAAAGACAGAGCCTATAAAAATAGCAAATATTAATAATGTGGATAGAGGAAAATACTATATAAAAATTACAGTTGAATCAAATATAAAAAAGCTTCCTTCTGTTCTTGAGCACATCTTGTTTTTTATACCAACATATGAGAAAAAGATAACAAAGGAATCAGAATACTTTAGATTGCCATGA